AACACTACGATGTCTCAGACCCACGTGGGGGCTCCCGGCCCTCATCCACCTCCTGCTCTAACGCCACCGCGTCCCTCCAGACCGGCGAGGGGCCCTACCGCCTGCGCATCTACGAGCGCCCCAACTTCCAGGGCCAGATGATGGAGTTCAGCGACGACTGCGATTCGGTGCAGGAACACTTCCGCTGCCGCGACGTCTACTCCTGCAACGTGGTGGAGGGCTACTGGACCCTCCACGAGCACCCCAACTACCGCGGCCGGCAGTACTTCATGCGGCCCGGCGAGTACCGCAAGTTCAGCGACTGGGGGGCCACCTGCGCCACCACCGGGTCCTTCCGCAGGGTCACCGAGTTTTAATCGGGCATCTCAGTCTCTGCCGTCGATCCCGTTCACATTTTAATTCcatctaaaaagaaaagcacctGTTTCCTCCTCTATGATGAAGAGGTCGATCCGACGTGTCGACGGGGTTTGTCgtgattgaaaaaataaaataaaataaagatatgAATCTATTTTTTCTGTGCTTGGAATAATTATTTTGGTGATGACTGATTTAACCTACCGGCTCCCGAGGAAGCCATTCGGGGAAGAAAGTAAAACACATCTTTGGAAATGCAATATGTATG
The window above is part of the Gasterosteus aculeatus chromosome 16, fGasAcu3.hap1.1, whole genome shotgun sequence genome. Proteins encoded here:
- the LOC120833678 gene encoding gamma-crystallin M2, which gives rise to MSSKITFYEDRNFQGRSHECDADCPDMHPHFSRCNSIKVESGCWVLYEKPNYSGYQYVLTRGEYPDYQRWMGYNDTIRSCRTFSYTGEGPYRLRIYERPNFQGQMMEFSDDCDSVQEHFRCRDVYSCNVVEGYWTLHEHPNYRGRQYFMRPGEYRKFSDWGATCATTGSFRRVTEF